CCAGGAGACCTTGTTTGTGTTTTTCTTACAGAGAAGAGCATGGATCGAAAATCTGCAGAAACCATCCCAAAAATTAGAATTGATTGAATAATTAATCAAACCAATGGAATCCTTAGGGGACAAACCCTTGACAATAAAATTTGACAGCTTTACAATTAAAAATGTATATTTTACATTTTCATGGTATTAAAAACGTTTAAAAGCATTTGAGCTGTATATTGATGCTTGTAACAATGTACATGCCGACACTTTAAAAAACGTAACACAAGTTCATAGCAAGAGGAGGTGAAAATGATGGATCTAATTATTTCAATCATCTCCATTTTGCTTGGCCTATTCGTCGGTGCAGTTGTTGGCTATTTTTATCGTAAATCCGTTGCGGAAGCAAAAATTGCAGGTGCCAAAAACGCCGCAGAACAAATTGTTGAAGATGCGAAGCGTGAAGCAGAGGCTATGAAAAAAGAATCCCTGCTGGAGGCTAAGGATGAAAATCACAAACTGCGTACAGAAGCAGAGCGTGAAATTCGTGAACGAAGAAATGAACTGCAAAAACAAGAAAATCGTTTATTGCAAAAAGAGGAGAATCTTGATCGCAAAGATGAGTCGTTGAACAAACGTGAGAATCTTTTAGAGAAAAAAGATGACGCTCTTTCCAAAAGACAACAGCATATTGAAGAGATGGAAAGCAAAGTGGACGAGATGGTACGAAATCAGCAGACTGAACTAGAACGCATCTCGGGCTTAACGCGTGATGAGGCTAAATCCATCATTTTGGAGCGAACTGAGCAAGAACTTGCTCACGACATTGCACTAATGATTAAGGAAAACGAAAACAGGGCGAAAGAAGAATCCGATAAGAAAGCGAAAGAGGTACTTTCACTGGCCATTCAAAGATGTGCAGCAGATCATGTTGCTGAAACGACTGTATCAGTTGTGAATCTTCCGAATGATGAAATGAAAGGGCGTATTATCGGACGTGAGGGACGGAATATCCGCACCCTGGAAACGTTGACGGGAATTGATCTCATTATTGATGACACTCCGGAAGCGGTTATCCTTTCTGGATTTGACCCAATCAGACGTGAAACAGCCCGTCTAGCTCTAGACAAGCTTGTCCAGGATGGACGTATTCATCCGGCTCGAATTGAGGAAATGGTTGAGAAAGCACGCCGTGAAGTAGATGAACACATTCGTGAGGTTGGCGAACAGACTACCTTCGAAGTGGGAGTGCACGGACTGCATCCAGATCTTATTAAAATTCTTGGCCGCTTGAAATATCGTACAAGTTACGGACAGAATGTACTTAAGCATTCAATGGAAGTAGCCCAATTGTCCGGATTGCTTGCCGCAGAGTTAGGTGAAGATGAGACATTAGCTCGCCGTGCAGGACTCCTGCATGACATCGGAAAGGCGATTGACCATGAGGTAGAAGGCAGCCACGTTGAAATCGGCGTAGAGCTGGCTACTAAGTATAAGGAACATCCTGTTGTTATCAACAGTATTGCTTCCCACCATGGTGATACAGAGCCAACTTCGATCATTGCAGTACTTGTTGCTGCTGCTGATGCATTGTCAGCTGCAAGGCCTGGCGCCCGCAGCGAAGCTCTTGAAAACTATATCCGCCGTCTTGAAAGGCTGGAAGAGATTTCTGAATCCTATGAAGGAGTCGAAAAATCATTCGCAATTCAGGCTGGTAGAGAAATCAGGATCATGGTTAAGCCTGATCAAATCGATGACTTGCAGGCACACCGCCTGGCACGTGATATTCGAAAGAAAATCGAGGAAGAGCTCGATTATCCTGGACATATCAAAGTTACAGTCATCCGTGAGACACGGGCAGTTGAATATGCAAAATAAAGCGGTGCTTCGGCGCCGCTTTTTATATTGTTTTCTCCAGGCTGAGGCCTAAGTGGAGGAAGTTATCCCAAAATAAGGGATTTCAAGAGATTTTAAACCTTTCATGAGAGATTTTGAGGAAATGTTGAGAGAATACTTAGGTTAATCGAGAGAATATCATGCTTTCTTGAGAGATTAAAACTTTAATTCGAGAGATTGCAGAGGATATTTCGTTTCCGCGGCAATCATGGTTTGCATAAAAGGGTAATCTGGTTAGTAGGCAGGAGTGATTTCCCCCGAAACCCAGTAGTATGATACAATTTCACATATAAAATATAAATTATAGACAGGAAAGTGAATGCAATGAGAATTTTATTCGTAGGGGATGTTGTAGGTTCCCCGGGCAGGGATATGATTACGGAATACCTGCCAAAGTTAAAGGGGAAATTTCGCCCGACTGTTACGATCATAAATGGTGAGAATGCAGCGAGCGGTAAAGGGATCACCGAAAAGATTTATCGTCAGTTTCTTGAGCAGGGTGCCCAGGCGGTAACTCTAGGAAACCATGCATGGGATAATCGTGATATTTTTGAATTCATCGATTCTGCTAAATACCTGGTCAGGCCTGCTAATTTTCCTGAAGAAGTACCTGGAAAAGGAATTGTCTATTTAAAAATCAACCAGGAAGAACTGGCAATAATCAACTTACAGGGCCGTACTTTCTTGACGCCAATTGATTGCCCATTTAAAAAAGCTGATGAATTGATAGAGGAAGCAAGAAAACGCACTTCCCTCATTTTCGTAGATTTCCATGCAGAGGCAACTAGCGAAAAGCAGGCCATGGGCTGGTATCTTGATGGAAGAGTCTCCGCTGTAGTAGGAACACATACTCATGTTCAGACAGCAGATGATCGGATTTTGCCCTCTGGTACAGCTTACCTGACTGATGTAGGCATGACAGGGCCATATGATGGAATATTGGGAGTAGAAAAAGAAGCGGTGCTTAGAAGGTTCATGACGAGTCTCCCAACGCGATTCGAAGTAGCCAAGGAAGGAAGGAATCAACTATCAGCAGTATTGATAGATTTGGATAAGAAGACTGGCAAAGCAGTGAAAATCCAAAAGATTCTTGTTAATGAAGACCATCCTTTTTATGACTAGAATATATGGATAACCTTTTTTAGGCTGCAGGTGAACTCATTTGAGTTTTTCTGCAGTCTATTTTATTTGCACA
This window of the Mesobacillus jeotgali genome carries:
- the rny gene encoding ribonuclease Y, with product MDLIISIISILLGLFVGAVVGYFYRKSVAEAKIAGAKNAAEQIVEDAKREAEAMKKESLLEAKDENHKLRTEAEREIRERRNELQKQENRLLQKEENLDRKDESLNKRENLLEKKDDALSKRQQHIEEMESKVDEMVRNQQTELERISGLTRDEAKSIILERTEQELAHDIALMIKENENRAKEESDKKAKEVLSLAIQRCAADHVAETTVSVVNLPNDEMKGRIIGREGRNIRTLETLTGIDLIIDDTPEAVILSGFDPIRRETARLALDKLVQDGRIHPARIEEMVEKARREVDEHIREVGEQTTFEVGVHGLHPDLIKILGRLKYRTSYGQNVLKHSMEVAQLSGLLAAELGEDETLARRAGLLHDIGKAIDHEVEGSHVEIGVELATKYKEHPVVINSIASHHGDTEPTSIIAVLVAAADALSAARPGARSEALENYIRRLERLEEISESYEGVEKSFAIQAGREIRIMVKPDQIDDLQAHRLARDIRKKIEEELDYPGHIKVTVIRETRAVEYAK
- a CDS encoding TIGR00282 family metallophosphoesterase, giving the protein MRILFVGDVVGSPGRDMITEYLPKLKGKFRPTVTIINGENAASGKGITEKIYRQFLEQGAQAVTLGNHAWDNRDIFEFIDSAKYLVRPANFPEEVPGKGIVYLKINQEELAIINLQGRTFLTPIDCPFKKADELIEEARKRTSLIFVDFHAEATSEKQAMGWYLDGRVSAVVGTHTHVQTADDRILPSGTAYLTDVGMTGPYDGILGVEKEAVLRRFMTSLPTRFEVAKEGRNQLSAVLIDLDKKTGKAVKIQKILVNEDHPFYD